In Gammaproteobacteria bacterium, the following proteins share a genomic window:
- a CDS encoding HsdR family type I site-specific deoxyribonuclease, producing MTRITENTIEDFAIKLLEHLGYEYIYAPSIAHDGENPERSSYEEILLTHRMAEAVRRINPTVPPAVQEEAIKEIQRIHSPELLTNNESFHRLLTEGIKVSYQKDGQQRGDLVWLIDFNTPENNDFIVANQFTVVEDGVNKRPDVILFVNGIPLVVIELKNAADENATIKSAFRQIETYKAVIPSLFTYNAFTIISDGLEARAGTLSSGMSRFMAWKSADGKEEASHLVSQMETLINGMLNKETLLDLIRHFIVFEKSKKEDAKTGVTTISTVKKLAAYHQYYAVNRAVESAMRATGYSPSLKGWKTQSDGVVNSPPKEGWSQTGVVPNPRVQEISRNSKNYLSLPYNPKLKERAKELRKAGNLSEVLFWNQVKRQQFKGYDFDRQKIIGNYIVDFYCANCNVVIEIDGSSHDDKVEYDAERDAYLESLGLTVIHILVNDVMKRMDEVMEMLDRHPALQVEEPPRLSGTPPEEGNFVQESPESYGVAGVKSQPKGDRKGGVVWHTQGSGKSLSMVFFTGKIVLALDNPTVVVITDRNDLDDQLFDTFASSTQLLRQEPKQIENRNDLKEKLKVASGGVIFTTIQKFSPEEGNVYETLSERENIVVIADEAHRTQYGFKAKTVDEKDEHGNVIGKKTVYGFAKYMRDALPNATYIGFTGTPIESTDVNTPAVFGNYIDVYDIAQAVEDGATVRIYYESRLAKVNLSEEGKKLVEELDDELDGEELTETQKAKAKWTQLEALIGSENRIKNVANDIIQHFDQRQEVFEGKGMIVAMSRRIAADLYEEIIKLKPEWHSDDLDKGVIKVVMTSSSSDGPKIAKHHTTKQQRRTLADRMKDPDDELKLVIVRDMWLTGFDAPSMHTLYIDKPMKGHNLMQAIARVNRVYKDKPGGLVVDYLGIASDLKKALSFYSDAGGKGDPTIAQAQAVELMLEKLEVVSQMYSGFPYEDYFQAETGQKLSMILAAEEHILGLEDGKKRYINEVTALSKAFAIAVPHEQAMDVKDEVSFFQAVKARLAKFDGTGSGRTDEEIETTIRQVIDQALVSEQVIDVFDAAGIKKPDISILSEDFLMELKGMEHKNVALEVLKKLLNDEIKARSKKNLVKSKSLKEMLENSIKKYLNKILTAAEVMEELIKLSKEIVNMDSEAKKLGLSDFEYAFYTAVANNDSAKQLMQQDKLRELAVILTERVKQNASIDWTIKESVRAKLKVIIKRTLRQFGYPPDMQKLATETVLKQAEIIAKELNDY from the coding sequence ATGACAAGAATAACCGAAAATACCATAGAAGATTTTGCCATTAAATTGTTGGAGCATTTGGGCTATGAATACATCTATGCCCCAAGCATTGCCCATGATGGCGAAAATCCCGAGCGGAGTTCATACGAAGAAATCCTGCTCACTCATCGCATGGCAGAAGCAGTGCGAAGAATCAACCCCACCGTACCACCCGCTGTACAGGAAGAAGCTATCAAAGAGATTCAGCGTATCCATTCGCCAGAGTTATTAACCAACAATGAAAGCTTTCATCGCCTATTGACCGAAGGCATCAAAGTCAGCTATCAGAAAGACGGACAGCAAAGAGGTGATTTGGTGTGGTTAATCGACTTCAATACACCCGAAAACAACGATTTTATTGTAGCCAACCAGTTTACGGTAGTAGAAGATGGCGTAAACAAACGTCCTGATGTGATTCTGTTTGTCAACGGTATTCCTTTGGTGGTCATCGAACTCAAAAATGCAGCCGATGAAAACGCTACCATCAAATCGGCTTTCCGTCAGATAGAAACCTACAAAGCAGTCATTCCAAGTCTGTTTACTTATAATGCATTTACGATTATCTCAGACGGATTAGAAGCCAGAGCAGGAACACTCTCTTCGGGCATGAGCCGTTTTATGGCCTGGAAATCGGCAGACGGCAAAGAAGAAGCATCACACTTGGTGAGCCAAATGGAAACGCTCATCAATGGCATGCTCAACAAAGAAACCTTGCTGGATTTGATTCGGCATTTTATTGTGTTTGAAAAATCGAAAAAGGAAGATGCGAAAACTGGCGTAACCACCATTTCAACAGTCAAAAAATTAGCCGCTTATCATCAATACTATGCCGTGAACCGAGCGGTGGAATCTGCTATGAGAGCGACAGGTTATTCCCCTTCTTTGAAGGGGTGGAAGACGCAGTCTGACGGTGTAGTCAATTCCCCTCCCAAGGAGGGGTGGTCGCAGACCGGGGTGGTCCCAAACCCAAGAGTCCAAGAAATATCTCGAAACTCCAAGAACTACTTAAGCCTTCCTTACAACCCCAAATTGAAAGAACGCGCCAAAGAACTGAGAAAGGCTGGAAACCTTTCCGAGGTGCTGTTCTGGAATCAGGTTAAACGTCAACAATTCAAAGGCTATGACTTTGACCGTCAAAAAATAATCGGTAATTATATCGTAGACTTCTACTGTGCCAATTGTAATGTAGTCATTGAAATTGATGGCAGTAGTCATGATGATAAAGTGGAATATGATGCGGAGCGAGATGCTTATTTGGAATCACTCGGATTGACGGTCATACACATTCTCGTAAATGATGTTATGAAACGGATGGATGAGGTGATGGAGATGCTTGATAGACATCCTGCATTACAAGTAGAAGAACCACCCCGCCTTTCAGGCACCCCTCCAGAGGAGGGGAATTTTGTGCAGGAATCGCCTGAAAGTTATGGTGTGGCAGGTGTGAAGTCTCAACCGAAAGGTGACCGTAAAGGCGGTGTGGTTTGGCATACCCAAGGAAGCGGTAAATCGCTTTCCATGGTGTTCTTCACTGGTAAAATTGTGTTGGCCTTGGACAACCCCACCGTTGTTGTCATTACCGACAGAAACGATTTGGACGACCAACTCTTTGACACCTTTGCTTCTTCCACACAGCTATTACGACAAGAACCGAAGCAGATAGAAAACCGAAACGACTTAAAGGAAAAACTAAAAGTTGCTTCAGGAGGTGTGATTTTTACCACCATTCAAAAATTCTCACCCGAAGAAGGCAATGTGTATGAAACGCTTTCGGAACGAGAAAACATTGTGGTGATTGCCGATGAAGCCCACCGAACGCAATACGGTTTCAAAGCCAAAACAGTTGATGAAAAGGATGAGCATGGAAATGTGATTGGTAAGAAAACGGTGTATGGATTTGCCAAGTACATGCGTGATGCCTTGCCCAATGCCACCTACATTGGTTTTACAGGAACACCCATTGAAAGCACGGATGTAAACACCCCTGCCGTTTTCGGAAACTACATTGATGTTTATGACATTGCTCAAGCAGTAGAAGACGGAGCAACGGTTCGCATTTATTACGAAAGCCGATTGGCGAAAGTGAACCTGAGTGAAGAAGGCAAAAAGCTGGTTGAGGAACTGGATGATGAGTTGGACGGCGAAGAACTCACTGAAACTCAAAAAGCCAAAGCCAAATGGACTCAGTTGGAAGCCTTAATCGGCAGTGAAAACAGAATCAAGAATGTAGCCAATGACATCATTCAGCATTTTGACCAACGCCAAGAAGTTTTTGAAGGCAAAGGAATGATTGTCGCCATGTCCAGAAGGATTGCCGCTGACTTGTATGAGGAAATCATCAAGCTAAAACCCGAGTGGCATTCAGATGATTTAGACAAAGGCGTGATTAAAGTCGTGATGACTTCGTCCTCTTCGGATGGCCCGAAAATCGCCAAACACCACACCACCAAGCAACAAAGAAGAACGCTTGCCGACCGAATGAAAGACCCGGATGATGAACTGAAACTTGTGATTGTTCGGGATATGTGGCTTACAGGTTTTGATGCACCAAGCATGCATACGCTTTACATCGACAAACCGATGAAAGGTCATAACCTGATGCAAGCTATTGCAAGGGTAAATCGAGTGTACAAAGACAAGCCAGGTGGTTTAGTCGTCGATTATTTGGGCATTGCTTCGGATTTGAAAAAAGCACTTTCGTTCTATTCAGATGCAGGTGGAAAAGGCGACCCAACCATTGCCCAAGCCCAAGCAGTTGAATTGATGCTCGAAAAACTGGAAGTGGTTTCTCAGATGTACAGCGGATTTCCTTATGAAGACTATTTCCAAGCCGAAACGGGTCAAAAACTATCTATGATTCTGGCAGCCGAAGAACATATTCTCGGACTGGAAGATGGCAAGAAACGATACATCAATGAAGTAACTGCCCTATCCAAAGCCTTTGCGATTGCCGTTCCGCATGAGCAGGCCATGGACGTGAAAGATGAAGTTTCATTTTTTCAAGCCGTAAAAGCACGCTTAGCTAAGTTTGATGGTACCGGTTCAGGTAGAACCGATGAAGAAATTGAAACAACAATTCGTCAGGTCATAGACCAAGCTTTGGTTTCTGAACAAGTAATTGACGTTTTTGATGCCGCAGGAATCAAGAAACCAGACATTTCCATTCTTTCAGAAGACTTCCTGATGGAACTCAAAGGAATGGAGCACAAAAATGTGGCTTTAGAAGTTTTGAAAAAATTACTCAATGACGAGATAAAAGCACGTTCCAAAAAGAACTTGGTCAAGAGTAAGTCACTCAAAGAAATGTTGGAGAATTCCATCAAGAAATACCTCAACAAGATTTTGACGGCTGCCGAAGTGATGGAAGAACTCATCAAGTTGAGTAAGGAAATCGTGAACATGGACAGTGAAGCCAAAAAACTTGGATTGTCTGACTTTGAATATGCTTTCTACACCGCAGTGGCGAACAACGATTCAGCCAAACAACTCATGCAGCAAGACAAGCTGAGAGAACTGGCGGTGATATTGACTGAACGTGTAAAGCAAAATGCATCTATCGA
- the nuoN gene encoding NADH-quinone oxidoreductase subunit NuoN: protein MFGWSELTPVLPELIILGTACLVLILSLFLSNEKGGLLVMLSIVGIAFAAIATAKSHMGAHDYSKLVLFNGNFVRDYMGDILKIAVYLTMIFVIVYSKQYLRNKKIFKGEFYALALFGMLGIMIMISGNNYITLYLGLELLALSSYALVAYDRENMTSNESAIKYFVLGAIASGMLLYGMSMVYGATGSLQLDAISTQIANTQSSMLLVLGLVFIMVGVAFKLGAAPFHMWVPDVYQGAPTATTLFIASAPKIAAFAFAVRILGQSLDGLFVNWQHIVAVLAMLSIIIGNLFALQQDNIKRLFAYSTISHIGFMLLGFLGGNEGYSASMFYIITYAIMSVAGFGMIIVLSCKGFEAEKISDFKGLNQRNGWFAFMMLLIIASMAGFPPLIGFFSKLYVIKAVVDQGFYVLAGIAVVFAVIGSFYYLRVIKTMYFDESESDQEITAGYDVKSILSFNALLQLALLLFVPSILSFCIKAVELL from the coding sequence ATGTTTGGATGGTCTGAATTAACTCCGGTTTTACCGGAACTGATTATTCTTGGTACAGCATGTTTGGTACTGATTTTAAGTTTATTTCTTTCGAATGAGAAAGGCGGACTGTTGGTTATGCTTTCCATTGTTGGTATCGCGTTTGCTGCAATTGCTACGGCAAAGAGCCACATGGGTGCACATGACTATTCAAAATTAGTCTTATTCAACGGTAATTTTGTCCGTGATTACATGGGTGATATTCTTAAAATTGCTGTTTATCTGACGATGATATTTGTTATCGTTTATTCCAAACAATATTTGCGTAATAAAAAAATATTCAAAGGCGAGTTTTACGCTCTGGCTCTGTTTGGAATGCTTGGAATCATGATAATGATTTCCGGAAATAATTACATCACGCTTTACTTGGGTTTGGAATTATTAGCTTTGTCCTCTTATGCCTTAGTTGCCTATGACAGAGAAAACATGACTTCCAATGAATCGGCAATCAAATACTTTGTTCTCGGAGCGATTGCATCAGGTATGTTATTGTACGGGATGTCAATGGTTTATGGTGCGACTGGTTCATTGCAACTCGATGCTATTTCAACTCAAATTGCCAACACTCAAAGCTCAATGCTACTTGTTTTAGGTTTGGTGTTTATCATGGTTGGGGTTGCTTTTAAATTAGGTGCAGCTCCATTTCACATGTGGGTACCGGATGTTTATCAAGGTGCTCCAACAGCAACAACTTTATTCATTGCATCAGCTCCGAAAATCGCGGCGTTTGCATTTGCGGTGAGAATTTTAGGACAAAGTTTGGACGGTTTGTTTGTCAACTGGCAGCACATCGTCGCTGTATTGGCAATGCTTTCAATTATTATCGGTAATTTGTTTGCACTTCAACAAGACAATATCAAACGTCTTTTCGCATATTCCACAATTTCACACATTGGATTTATGCTACTTGGCTTTCTTGGTGGAAACGAAGGATATTCGGCATCTATGTTTTACATTATCACTTACGCAATAATGAGTGTTGCCGGTTTTGGAATGATTATTGTGTTATCCTGCAAAGGTTTTGAAGCTGAAAAGATTTCTGACTTCAAAGGCTTAAATCAACGCAATGGTTGGTTCGCATTCATGATGTTGCTGATTATTGCTTCAATGGCAGGCTTCCCTCCGTTAATTGGTTTCTTCTCAAAACTGTATGTAATTAAAGCAGTTGTTGATCAAGGTTTCTATGTGTTAGCAGGGATTGCAGTCGTTTTTGCAGTTATCGGTTCGTTCTATTATTTGCGCGTGATTAAAACCATGTATTTTGATGAATCCGAAAGCGATCAAGAAATCACAGCCGGTTATGACGTCAAATCCATTCTGAGCTTTAATGCTTTATTACAACTGGCTTTATTATTGTTTGTACCGTCAATTCTGAGTTTCTGTATCAAAGCTGTTGAGTTGTTGTAA
- a CDS encoding GxxExxY protein, whose translation MIKEQYKYSDLTSKIIGSAMEVHRQLGNGFQEVIYQRALEIEMAFQGISFSREYEMPVFYKEQQIGTRRVDFLVEGIVSVELKAIIQLEDVHLAQAINYLEAYDLEVGLLINFGAKSLQFKRLSNKSFKQQNQGNPKIKKNHSSDK comes from the coding sequence ATGATTAAGGAGCAATACAAATATTCAGACCTGACCAGCAAAATCATTGGCTCTGCAATGGAAGTGCATCGGCAATTGGGTAATGGATTTCAAGAGGTTATTTATCAACGGGCATTGGAGATTGAAATGGCGTTTCAAGGCATCTCTTTTAGCCGTGAGTATGAAATGCCTGTATTTTATAAAGAGCAGCAAATAGGTACTAGGCGTGTTGATTTTTTGGTGGAAGGAATAGTATCTGTAGAGCTAAAAGCCATCATACAATTAGAAGATGTACACTTAGCACAAGCCATTAATTATCTTGAAGCCTATGATTTAGAGGTGGGTTTGCTCATCAATTTTGGTGCTAAGTCGCTACAGTTTAAAAGGCTAAGCAATAAATCATTCAAACAGCAAAATCAAGGCAATCCCAAAATCAAAAAAAATCATAGTTCAGACAAATGA